A window of Nitratireductor kimnyeongensis genomic DNA:
CCTCCGGCCCGCCCGCAAAGCGCCGCGCAGTGGCCGCCGGTATGATCAGCAAGGCAGTGATCAGCAGAATGCCCACAAGTTTCATGGCTATTGCGATCACCGCAGCCATTAGCAGCATGAAGACTAGGCGGGACCGCTCGGGTTTCAGGCCCTCAGCCTGTGCGATGTCAGGGTTGACGGTGGCCGCCAACAGCGGGCGCCATAGCCAGACGAGGAGGGCGGTGACCACTGCGCCGCCGGCATAGATGATGGCAATATCCGTCTTCGATACGGCAAGAATGTCACCGAACAGGAAGCCCATCAGATCCACCCGCACCCAGGTCATGAAGGCGACCATGACCAGTCCGAGCGCCAGTGTCGAATGCGACAGAATGCCAAGCAGCGCATCGGTGGAAAGCGCCTGTCGCCGTTCCAGCAGGATGAGCGCCAGCGAGGCCAGCGCCGCCACCAGGAACACGCCCACCATGAGGTTGATTTCCATCACCAGCGAAAGCGCCACGCCCAGAAGCGCGGAATGCGCCATCGTGTCGCCGAAATAGGCCATGCGCCGCCACACGACGAAACAGCCGAGTGGGCCCGTAACAAGCGCAAGACCAATGCCGGCAACGAGGGCGCGGATGAAGAAATCGTCAAGCATCGCGGCCTCCCTCTGCTGGCGCTTCGCGATCCGCATGCTCATGGTGGTGACCGTCATCGGGATGGCAATGGGCGGTGACCGTCCCATCGGCATGGCGCACACGGCCGTCGGGCAAATGTGTATGATCGTGGTGGTGACGGTAAAGAGCGAGGGATTCCGCTGCACGCGTGCCAAAGAGCTTTCGGTATTCCGGGCTGTCCATCACGCTCTGCGGTTCGCCGCGGCAACAGACATGCCCGTTCAGGCAGATCACCGTATCGGTGTCGGCCATCACGATGTGCAGATCGTGCGAAATCATCAATATGCCGCAACCGGTGCGGTCTCTCAGGTCGCGGATCAATTCATAGAGCGCGACCTCGCCGGTGAAATCCACGCCCTGCACGGGTTCGTCCAGAACGAGCAGGTCCGGCTTGCGTAGCATGGCGCGCGCGAGCAACGTGCGTTGAAACTCGCCGCCCGAAAGGGCTGCCACCTGGCGTCCCGCCAGATGCCCGACCCCTGCCTCATCCAGTGCCGCGCGGATATCCTTTCGGTTGGCCGGTCCCGTCAGCGTCATCAGGCGCTCGACACTGAGCGGCAACGTCCAGTCGAGCGCAACCTTCTGCGGCACATAGCCGATCCGCAGCGCGCCTTTGCGGTGCACATGTCCTTCGCTTGGCGTGATGATCCCGATCGCGGTCTTGGCCGTCGTGCTCTTGCCCGAACCGTTCGGGCCGATCAGCGTGACTATCTCGCCCCTTCTGACGGCAAGATCCACGCCGCGCACGAGCCAGCGTCCGCCACGGCTGACCCCGGCATTGTGCATCTCCACCAGCATGTCGCCACTGGGTTGGGCATGTGTTTTTGATTTTTCCAGCATGGTCATTTTTCCGACTTGTCAGCGGATATGGCACACGTTATAGCGTAACGCAAGGATGTGTAATGTCATAACATTCGCATTGGAATTCCGTTTCTGATGATGCATCTCTTTGTTCGTTCGACGCCTGACAGGAGCCAGCCATGAAATCGTTCCGCCTCTTACTCGCCGCCGCATCCTCCCTTGCGCTGCTGGCACCGGGAGGGGTCACGGGCGCGTTCGCAGCCGATCAGGAAGTCGTTGTTTCCATAAAGCCGGTGCATTCCCTGGTGGCTGGGGTGATGGAAGGTGTCGGCGAACCGTCACTCATTCTGCAGGGCGCCGGCTCACCACACACCTATTCCATGCGCCCCTCGCAGGCGCGGATGCTTGCGGGTGCCGATATCGTGTTCTGGGTTGGGCCGGGCATGGAAGTTTTCTTGGCCAAGCCGCTCGAAACACTGGCTGGCGAGGCAAAACAGGTGGCTCTGGCCGAAACCGACGGCATCACGTTGCTCGACATGCGCGAGGGCGGAGCTTTCGAGGCCCATTCCCATGGTGATGAAGACGACCACGATCATGAGGCACATGACGATGGTCATGATCATGGCGACAGCAAGGGGCATGATCACGAAGAAGCCCACGCCGATGAAGGCGAGCACGATCACAAAGAAGATGAAGAGGCTCACGCCCACAAGGGGCATGAACACGAGGGGCCTGAACACGAGAACCATGAGCACGGGAAACATGAGCACGGGAAACATGAGCATGCGGAAAATGATCACGAAGCGCATGCGCATCACGACCACGGTCCGGATACGCATATCTGGCTCGACCCGGAAAATGCAAAAATCATCGTCAATGCTGTAGCGGAAGTGCTAAGCGAAGCGGATGCCGAAAATGCCTCGACCTACGCTGCCAACGCAGCCAAGCTCAACGAGCGCATTGAGGCATTGAAGGCGGAAATTTCCGCCGAGATCGAGCCAGTGAAGGACCGTCCCTTCATCGTGTTCCACGATGCCTACCACTATTTCGAGAAGCGCTTCGGTCTTTCTGCTGCCGGCTCGATCACCGTCAGCCCCGAGGTCATTCCCGGCGCGCAGCGTGTGGATGAGATCCGCACCAAGGTGAGCGAGCTGGACGC
This region includes:
- the znuB gene encoding zinc ABC transporter permease subunit ZnuB, with the protein product MLDDFFIRALVAGIGLALVTGPLGCFVVWRRMAYFGDTMAHSALLGVALSLVMEINLMVGVFLVAALASLALILLERRQALSTDALLGILSHSTLALGLVMVAFMTWVRVDLMGFLFGDILAVSKTDIAIIYAGGAVVTALLVWLWRPLLAATVNPDIAQAEGLKPERSRLVFMLLMAAVIAIAMKLVGILLITALLIIPAATARRFAGGPEVMAVLAALIGALSVVGGLTASLQFDTPSGPSIVVAALALFILSLAPSPMARTEAPSTETKP
- a CDS encoding metal ABC transporter ATP-binding protein — protein: MLEKSKTHAQPSGDMLVEMHNAGVSRGGRWLVRGVDLAVRRGEIVTLIGPNGSGKSTTAKTAIGIITPSEGHVHRKGALRIGYVPQKVALDWTLPLSVERLMTLTGPANRKDIRAALDEAGVGHLAGRQVAALSGGEFQRTLLARAMLRKPDLLVLDEPVQGVDFTGEVALYELIRDLRDRTGCGILMISHDLHIVMADTDTVICLNGHVCCRGEPQSVMDSPEYRKLFGTRAAESLALYRHHHDHTHLPDGRVRHADGTVTAHCHPDDGHHHEHADREAPAEGGRDA
- a CDS encoding zinc ABC transporter substrate-binding protein, which gives rise to MKSFRLLLAAASSLALLAPGGVTGAFAADQEVVVSIKPVHSLVAGVMEGVGEPSLILQGAGSPHTYSMRPSQARMLAGADIVFWVGPGMEVFLAKPLETLAGEAKQVALAETDGITLLDMREGGAFEAHSHGDEDDHDHEAHDDGHDHGDSKGHDHEEAHADEGEHDHKEDEEAHAHKGHEHEGPEHENHEHGKHEHGKHEHAENDHEAHAHHDHGPDTHIWLDPENAKIIVNAVAEVLSEADAENASTYAANAAKLNERIEALKAEISAEIEPVKDRPFIVFHDAYHYFEKRFGLSAAGSITVSPEVIPGAQRVDEIRTKVSELDAACVFAEPQFEPRLVEVVTEGTTAKSGVLDPLGAEITDGPDLYFELMRGMAASFKSCLAK